The DNA window CAAAATATCAGTCCTTTTATTGAGTATAGTGTATCTTCTAAACTAGGATCATTATCGGCTGGCCTGCGTTATGAACACGTAAATTTTGATTATAGTGAAGATGGCAAACATATCGATGAGCAAAGCCGGAACTTCTCCAACCTGTTTCCCAGCATTTCCTGGAGTAGAGAACTAGGCAAAATGCAAATGCAATTTAGTTATTCAGCAAAGACTCAACGTCCGTCCTACGAACAACTGAGCAATAACATAGCTTACGGCAACAGATTCACTTTACAGTCGGGTAATCCTTTGTTAAAGCACGAAATAATTCATGATTTATCCTTCATGGGCATATGGAAATTTATCAACTTCAGTTTAAGCTTCAATGATCGTAAAAACGCAATTATTTATTGGGCAGAGCAAATGGACGGGAATCCATCTGTAACCCGTATCTCTTTTAAAAATCTGAATAGCTTAAAAAGTGCTATGGCAAGTATTTCCTTATCGCCTAAAATTGGTTTATGGTCGCCTGAATTCTATATGGGAGTGAACAAGCAATGGCTGAATCTGGAAACTAAAAGAGGCACTTATAAACTGAATGATCCTATATTCTCCAGTAGCTTGCACAATGTGTTTGATTTATCTCATAATTGGACTTTCACTGTGGAAATGAATTATACGAGTAAGGGAGATATGGCCAACTGTTCACAAACAAAGGACGTTTTCTATATGAATGCAGGAGTCATAAAGACATTCTGCCATGACAGGTTTATTATAAAACTGGGTTGCCTGGATATCTTTCATGGAAAGAAAATAGGTGATTTGCTGCAAAACAATCAAATGGCTGCTTTGCAGATTAGCCAATATGATAGTAGGGAAGTCTACCTGACATTAAGATATAAATTCAATGTCACCCGTAGTAAATACAAAGGTACGGGAGCTGGTTCAAGTGAAATAAATAGATTGTAGCCCAATTATGAAAGCTTCCCTTTATCCAAACAACACGACAGTATGCAATGTGGTATTGCCTGTTTACAAATGGTATGCGAGTATTTAGTGTGGAAGTATTTGAAGAAAACGAAAGAGGATGTGTTGAGAAGTAAGATTTGTGTCGTTTGTTTAGAGGAAAGCAAATATAAGATGTAATTATTCGGATAAATAAGTATCTTTGTCAAGTCCTGAAATTAATTGAAATAACAGTTCTTTTTAATAAACTTATTTTAAAATTTAAATTACTACTATGAAAAATTCGTCAATGAAAACAATTCTGTTTGCTGTTTTTACATTTATCTCAGTTACTACAATGGCACAATCTGTAGATTCTTATTCACAGGTTATGAAGAAATATCTGATAGCTACTAATACTCTGAAAAATATGCAGGCTATGGTTCCTCAAATGCTTAAACCTTTTCAAGAAAACTCACCGAATGTTCCTAAAGAATTCTGGGATTCTTTTAATGAGGAGTTGCTAAATGACGTGGTAAACCAGATGACAGAAATGCTGACTCCTATCTATCAGAAGTATTTGACACAAAAGGAACTGGAAAATGTTTTGGCTTTTTATGAATCTCCTGCCGGAAAAAAGATTAGTGATGTAACTCCTAATATAACCAAAGAAGCTGTTCAAGTAGGACAGAATTGGGGTGCCTCTATCGTTACTAAGATTCAAGCAAAGATGAAAGAAAAGGGATACGCAAAATAACGACCAGGGATTTTTAAAATCTTTATATTTTTAGAATCATTATTCTCTTTCTGCTTTACTATAAAAATCTTTAGAGATGAGACTCACATCCTGTGAATAAGCATAACCTTTACCATAAAAAATATTCCGGAAACATTTGACTGTTTCCGGAATATTTTTATTTCAGATTTTATTATAAAAAAACTCTTCAGCAAGGATGATAAAATTTGTCCATCAAAAACAATTATCAACCTTGGTTTTGTCTAAAGTGTCTTACTTAACCCAAACATTAATTATTTCACCGATATACATTTTATGCATTTGCTTGCCGGTCCAGTTTTCTTTTAAGCTTTTATCTGAAATAGATTCTGCTTGTAAAGACTGTGCAACCATCTTTCTACATTCAATAATAAGCCATGCCTGAGAGAAAGCTTTGCTACCACCAGGAGTCGTGATTGGAGTTAGTCCGGAACCTTTTACTTTGTCAGTGTCTTTACCAGACTTGCTACCACAATATTTCAGTGCATCACGGTAAGCTTCTGTATAGAATGTAAGAGTATAAGTATCTTTATTTTCCATTAACTGATAAGTGTAGCGGGTTGGGTTGATAAAGCAGAAAGCAACAGGCTTTTCGTACAGAAAGCCTAATCCGCCCCAACTGGCAGTCATCATATTGAATTTATCTTTATCGCCGGCTGTTATCAGCATCCAGTCTTCAGAAAGCATCTTGACAATGTTTCCCGGAATCTTATCCGGTGCTATCTTTTTATATCCGGCCATTTCATTGGTAGCAGAAGGTGCTTCGTTACTTGCAGAGATGGCAGGGATAGAACTTACATCGGGTTTTGCTGTAACAGAAGGAGTTGCTTCTGCTACTTGAGCTGCAATAGGTTTTGCTCCAATTGCTGTTTGTAGATGAGCAAATGTATCATCAACAAAATCAACAGTCTTTACACGAAACTTGGCGTAACCTCGTAATATTTTAGTTTTCTCTTTATTCAATACTTCTTTATCGCTTATTTGAAGTTCAGCCGGTATTTTTTTATCATTTTCATAATCGTAGAATATCCTTTCAATGTTCATAATACATTTCCCCGGCATGCATGTAGCAATCATCTGATATTTAATTACTGCCCTGTCAAGAGATAGCGAACTTGATTTAAATACCAGATACTCTTCGCCGGATCCTACTATTATTCCTTTTTCTTTATCAGAATAAACCACTCTGCTTTTGTTGTTATTCTTCTTTAGTCGTTTTTCCATCCAGCTCATTACTTTGTCGAAAGCCTGGTCTTTAGAATAATTAGGTAAGTTAAATTCTTTGGAAAACACTACTTTTCCGTCTATTTCCGGAACTGCACCTACCAGGTAATTCTTACTATTCTCATTTTCGTCCTCCTGAGCCTGTATCATTACAGGTAAACAGAAAATAAACAAGACTAAAAGGAATGCTGATTTTTTCATAATGGTTTTATCTTTAGAAAACAAAGTACTATAATTTACAATATTTTATATCCTGCAAACTTATAAATTTTTAGTTGTTAGTTTACCAATTTGATAGAAAATATTTATCAATTGTTTTATGTGAATAGATGATTAACGATTGATTCTTTCCTCTAATAAACAAAGACTCTATCCCAAAAAAGTTTTTTAACCTGATGATTCTTGATTTATATGGTGTATTTTTGTAGCAGATCGTTTCTATTGTTGAATAAATGAATCATAAAATGAGAATTAAACACCTCTTCTTTTGCCTTCTTGTTTGTGAGATATTCCTTGTATCTTGTTCCACCACTAAAAACCTTTCCAGACGGGGGGCGCAGCATGTGAATAAGTACGACTTTTATCACAAAGATATTCCGGAAGCATTTGATGGGTTTCGAATTGCTTTTATTTCCGATCTGCATTACAAAAGTGCTCTTCAGGAGAAGGGATTAATACAATTGGTTCGACAACTGCAAACAATCAATCCCGACTTGATGCTTATGGGAGGGGATTATCAGGAAGGTTGCCAATATGTAACTGAGCTCTTTGATCGACTAGCTGAAGTTCAACCTAAGTATGGTATTGCCGGAGTAATGGGTAACAATGATTATGAGCGTTGTCATGAGGAGATTGTGGAAGAAATGCGGAAGTATGGGATGCGTGTACTTGAACATACTTGTGATACAATAATAAAAGACAGGCAACAGATTATAATTGCAGGAGTGCGTAATCCTTTTGACTTGAAACACAATGGTATTTCGCCGACTCTTGCTCTTAAGCCCGAAGATTTTGTTATTCTGTTAACTCATACTCCCGATTATGTGGAAGATGTGGACGTGTCGAATACCGATCTTGCCTTAGCCGGACATACACATGGCGGACAAGTTACGTTTATGGGACTTTATGCACCGGTAGTACCATCGCATTATGGACGACGGTTTTTGAAAGGGAAGAAGAAATCATCGGCCGGCATTCCGGTAATTATTACCAATGGGATAGGTACTTCATCAAAGAAACTACGAATGTTTGCACCGAGTGAGATTGTGGTGATTGAGTTGCATTGCAAATGACGTGTAATGCAATTGTTAATCCATACCACAAAAACACAATATCATCTCTAGATTTATTCCTCTAAAAATAAAAATCATACTCCAATAAATAAAAATTATTGGAGTATAGTCTAACAAGAAATGTTGAATAATTTTTGAAAAAACGTAACCATACGGATATTCTCAAACAAAATATTGGTTTCAGCATACTATTTTAGTGGAAGATAACTTAAACTTAGTAGCAGATAGAAAATCATCTCCCACTACCTGAAAGGCTTTATAGCAAGCACTTTTAGGAATTTAGTAGTAGATAGGTAGATGATTTTGCATTTTTTTATTTCTGAAGTGCAAAAGGGAATAATTGCAATGATAAAAGAGGATAATTGGCGAAACAGAGTACTTACAAGAAATAACTTTCTTCTTTAATCTTATTATAAACAGCAGGATGCATAAAGTATCTAACATCCTTCCTTTTTTTTATTCCGTCTCTTATAAATGTTGAGCTTATATCTATTTCCGGCACATTAGTAAGCTTTACTGATGTAGGAAGAGTTGATTTATCAACAAAAGATCCCGGACGAGGATAAATCCAAATCTCATTCTCATCTATAATTCGTTGATAATCTTTCCACTTATTGAATATCAGCCAGTTATCAGCGCCGATAATTAGTACAAATTCCCTGTCAGGATAAGCTTTTTTTAGTTCATCGAGTGTATTGCATGTATAAGATGGCTTGGGCAAATGTAGTTCAAAGTCGGAAGCAACGAATTTGGAATAACCTTCTGTCGCAAGTTTTACAAGCTCTAACCGCTTGTTGTCATCAAGAAAATCAGCTCCCTTGCGCAAAGGATTCTGTGGAGTAACCAAAAACCACAGTTCATCAAGCTCCTCGAACTCACAAATATAGTTTGCCAGTGCCAGGTGCCCAATATGAATTGGATTAAAGGTTCCCCCGAAAATACCAGTTTTAATTTTCATTATAAAATATTCAGCTCAGATGAAATAAAAGAATTATTTATCCAGAAACTCTTTAATTACTTTCAGAGCTTTGGCGCGTGCCTCTTCAATTACATCGTTAATAATCACAACGTCGAATTTGTTTGCAAATCCCAATTCGAACTCAGCTTTTGCCAGCCGGCTTTCTATAACTGCAGGTTCGTCCGTTCCTCTTCCTTCCAGTCGTTTGCGAAGTTCTTCCATTGAAGGTGGCTGAATAAATACAGAGAGTGCACGGTCACCGTAGAATTTCTTAATATTGCATCCGCCTACAACATCAACATCGAAAATTACATTTTCACCTGCTGCCAGTTGTTTTTCAACTTGTGCCTTTAAAGTTCCGTAGAATCTGTCCGTATATACTTCTTCATATTCAAGAAACTCATCATTTTCTATACGTTTACGAAAATCTTCCGGAGAAAGGAAAAAGTATTCTACTCCATGTTGTTCGGTTCCTCTTGGCGGGCGGCTGGTAGCTGAAATAGAAAAAGCAAGGCGAAGGCCCTGCTTTAACAAATAATTTATCATTGTAGACTTACCAGAGCCTGATGGTGCCGAGAATATAATTAATTTTCCGCTCATAATTACATTACGTTTAAAACTTGCTCTTTGATTTGTTCCAATTCATCTTTCATCTGAACCACAATTTTTTGCAGTTCTGCATTATTAGATTTACTTCCCAATGTGTTGATTTCACGTCCCATTTCCTGAGCAATGAATCCAAGTTTCTTTCCCTGACCGCTGCCATCTTGCATAGTGTTTATAAAATATGTAAGATGATTAGCCAGACGTTGTTTCTCTTCGTTTATGTCAAGTTTCTCAATGTAATAGATGAGTTCCTGCTCTAAACGGTTTTTGTCATAATCAACACTGGCTGTTTTTTCTAGGGCATCAGTAATGCGTGCTTTGATCTTTTCAATTCGTTCGGCTTCGTGAGGCGCTACAGAGTCAAGTAAAGCTCGGATATTTGCTATCTTTTCGCTGAACTTTTTCGCTAAAGCTTCTCCTTCCTGTTTACGAAAAGCAACCAAATGGTCAATTGCTTCCTCGATAGCCTGATGTGCTTCTGCCCATTCTTCATCAGAAAGTTCCTGAACATCATTCTTGCTCATTACATCCGGCATGCGAAGCAATACTTTAAACCAGTCGGAAGGCATAGGAATCTCAAGTGAATCAGATAGTTGCTTGATTTGTTTGTAGTATCCTTCAACAACTGCTGCGTTTATTGGAGTTACAATATCTGCCTCTCCTTTATCTATCCAAAGGCTGAAATCGACTTTTCCACGTTCCAGAACTTTTGCAAGTTCATTACGAATTTCCATTTCCTTCTCACGATAAGCAGGAGCTATGCGGGTAGATAAGTCTAAGGCCTTGCTATTTAGTGATTTAATTTCAACGTTAATCTTCTTGTCAGACAGGGTTAAAGTGGCTTTCCCATATCCGGTCATTGATTGTATCATATGAGTATGTTTTTTGCAAAAATAATGTTTTCTCTTTAAATATGTTTCAAAATTATTCATAATTGTTATCTTTGCCCCCGAATTGGTTTGCAATTGTTCAACTATGATTGCGATTAAAAGGGAATCAGGTGTAAATCCTGGACAGTCCCGCTGCTGTGAAACTCTGTTTAAGAATCTTGAAAAGCACTTTTGCCACTGGCTTTTGTCGGGAAGGCATTCAAGAGGAGAGTAAGTCAGAAGACCTGCCATTCGTTAAAAGTTTATATCCTCGTGGGTTAGGAATAAAACAGACGTTATTAAATCTAATTTTTGAAAACTATACTGGAATTGTTCTACCTTTTTGGGTGGAGCAAATTGTTGTACCAAATATGGAAAATATGATTAAAAGAATCTTAGTTGCTAACCGTGGTGAAATTGCAGTGAGAGTAATGCGCTCTTGCAGAGAAATGGAAATTGAATCCATTGCTATATTTTCAGAAGCGGATAGAACGGCTAAACATGTCTTATATGCTGACGAAGCTTACTGTGTAGGTGGAGCTGCATCAAAAGACAGTTATCTTAATATCGAAAAAATAATCGAAGTGGCCAAAACTCATCAAGTGGATGCTATCCATCCGGGTTATGGCTTTTTATCTGAAAATTCTTCGTTTGCCAGTCGATGTAAAGAGGAAGGCATCATTTTTATTGGTCCCAATGCTGAGACTATGGATTTGATGGGAGACAAAATCTCTGCACGTAAACAGATGATTAAGGCAAATGTTCCTGTAGTACCGGGAACAGAACAAAGCCTGAAAGATGTAAACGAAGCAATCGACGTCTGCAACCAAATTGGTTATCCTGTTATGTTGAAGGCTTCTATGGGAGGCGGTGGTAAAGGTATGCGTCTTATTCACTGCGAAAGCGAAGTGGAAGAAGCATATACAACTGCTAAATCAGAAGCTCTTTCTTCTTTTGGAGACGATACTGTTTATCTGGAAAAGTTTGTAGAAGAACCTCATCACATAGAATTCCAGATTCTAGGTGATAATTACGGTAACGTAATTCATTTGTGTGAAAGAGAATGTTCTGTTCAACGACGCAATCAAAAGATTGTTGAAGAGAGTCCATCTCCTTTTGTAACCCCCGAATTGAGAAAGCAAATGGGTGATGCAGCCGTTGCTGCTGCTAAAGCTGTGAATTATATCGGAGCAGGAACTATTGAATTCCTGGTAGATAAGAATCGCAACTTCTATTTCCTTGAAATGAATACCCGTTTGCAGGTAGAGCACCCTATTACTGAAGAAGTTCTGGGAGTGGACCTGGTAAAGGAACAGATTCATGTAGCCAATGGAGTTCCATTGAGACTAAAACAAGAAGATATACAGCAAAGAGGACATGCTATTGAATGTCGTATCTGTGCCGAGGATGCTGAATTT is part of the uncultured Bacteroides sp. genome and encodes:
- a CDS encoding DUF2059 domain-containing protein; protein product: MKTILFAVFTFISVTTMAQSVDSYSQVMKKYLIATNTLKNMQAMVPQMLKPFQENSPNVPKEFWDSFNEELLNDVVNQMTEMLTPIYQKYLTQKELENVLAFYESPAGKKISDVTPNITKEAVQVGQNWGASIVTKIQAKMKEKGYAK
- a CDS encoding DUF4468 domain-containing protein; protein product: MKKSAFLLVLFIFCLPVMIQAQEDENENSKNYLVGAVPEIDGKVVFSKEFNLPNYSKDQAFDKVMSWMEKRLKKNNNKSRVVYSDKEKGIIVGSGEEYLVFKSSSLSLDRAVIKYQMIATCMPGKCIMNIERIFYDYENDKKIPAELQISDKEVLNKEKTKILRGYAKFRVKTVDFVDDTFAHLQTAIGAKPIAAQVAEATPSVTAKPDVSSIPAISASNEAPSATNEMAGYKKIAPDKIPGNIVKMLSEDWMLITAGDKDKFNMMTASWGGLGFLYEKPVAFCFINPTRYTYQLMENKDTYTLTFYTEAYRDALKYCGSKSGKDTDKVKGSGLTPITTPGGSKAFSQAWLIIECRKMVAQSLQAESISDKSLKENWTGKQMHKMYIGEIINVWVK
- a CDS encoding metallophosphoesterase, with the protein product MRIKHLFFCLLVCEIFLVSCSTTKNLSRRGAQHVNKYDFYHKDIPEAFDGFRIAFISDLHYKSALQEKGLIQLVRQLQTINPDLMLMGGDYQEGCQYVTELFDRLAEVQPKYGIAGVMGNNDYERCHEEIVEEMRKYGMRVLEHTCDTIIKDRQQIIIAGVRNPFDLKHNGISPTLALKPEDFVILLTHTPDYVEDVDVSNTDLALAGHTHGGQVTFMGLYAPVVPSHYGRRFLKGKKKSSAGIPVIITNGIGTSSKKLRMFAPSEIVVIELHCK
- the nadD gene encoding nicotinate (nicotinamide) nucleotide adenylyltransferase; its protein translation is MKIKTGIFGGTFNPIHIGHLALANYICEFEELDELWFLVTPQNPLRKGADFLDDNKRLELVKLATEGYSKFVASDFELHLPKPSYTCNTLDELKKAYPDREFVLIIGADNWLIFNKWKDYQRIIDENEIWIYPRPGSFVDKSTLPTSVKLTNVPEIDISSTFIRDGIKKRKDVRYFMHPAVYNKIKEESYFL
- the gmk gene encoding guanylate kinase, which encodes MSGKLIIFSAPSGSGKSTMINYLLKQGLRLAFSISATSRPPRGTEQHGVEYFFLSPEDFRKRIENDEFLEYEEVYTDRFYGTLKAQVEKQLAAGENVIFDVDVVGGCNIKKFYGDRALSVFIQPPSMEELRKRLEGRGTDEPAVIESRLAKAEFELGFANKFDVVIINDVIEEARAKALKVIKEFLDK
- a CDS encoding YicC/YloC family endoribonuclease, whose protein sequence is MIQSMTGYGKATLTLSDKKINVEIKSLNSKALDLSTRIAPAYREKEMEIRNELAKVLERGKVDFSLWIDKGEADIVTPINAAVVEGYYKQIKQLSDSLEIPMPSDWFKVLLRMPDVMSKNDVQELSDEEWAEAHQAIEEAIDHLVAFRKQEGEALAKKFSEKIANIRALLDSVAPHEAERIEKIKARITDALEKTASVDYDKNRLEQELIYYIEKLDINEEKQRLANHLTYFINTMQDGSGQGKKLGFIAQEMGREINTLGSKSNNAELQKIVVQMKDELEQIKEQVLNVM
- the accC gene encoding acetyl-CoA carboxylase biotin carboxylase subunit, which produces MIKRILVANRGEIAVRVMRSCREMEIESIAIFSEADRTAKHVLYADEAYCVGGAASKDSYLNIEKIIEVAKTHQVDAIHPGYGFLSENSSFASRCKEEGIIFIGPNAETMDLMGDKISARKQMIKANVPVVPGTEQSLKDVNEAIDVCNQIGYPVMLKASMGGGGKGMRLIHCESEVEEAYTTAKSEALSSFGDDTVYLEKFVEEPHHIEFQILGDNYGNVIHLCERECSVQRRNQKIVEESPSPFVTPELRKQMGDAAVAAAKAVNYIGAGTIEFLVDKNRNFYFLEMNTRLQVEHPITEEVLGVDLVKEQIHVANGVPLRLKQEDIQQRGHAIECRICAEDAEFNFMPCPGVIRQITEPNGIGVRVDSYVYEGYEIPIHYDPMIGKLIVWAVNRTYAIERMRRVLHEYKITGVKTNISYLRSIMDTPDFVNGKYDTGFIQKNAERLQKGLSTDDGTETENVAMIAAYIDYLMNLEENNSSQGTDNRPISRWREFGLHKGVLRI